In Streptomyces sp. HUAS ZL42, the DNA window GGCTGGCGTTGCAGGCGTTGCTGGAGACGGTTTCGGAACGAAAGGACGCGACGGCGGCCGAGCGCGCACAGGCGCTGCTCGCGAAGGTCGCCGCGCGCATCGACTCCCAGCAACTCACCCTGGAACAACAGGTGCTGGCGTCGGTACGGCGAGCCCTCCCCGCCGACGCCCCCTCCTTCTGGGACATGACGATCCTGGCCTACTGGGCCTGGTCGGCCTTCGACCCCAAGGCCCCCAACACCATGCACTCCGCCCAGGGCGCCGGCGGCCTCGGCTACGGCTTCCCGGCGGCCCTGGGCGCGGCCGCCGCCGATCCGACCCGCCCGGTGCTGGCGGTCTCGGGCGACGGAGGGGCGCTCTACTCGATCGCCGAGCTGGCGACGGCGAAGCAGTACGACCTGAACGTCACCTGGCTCATCGTCGACGACGGTGGCTACGGCATCCTGCGCGAGTACATGACCGACGCCTTCGGCAGCACCACGGCAACCGAACTGACCCGCCCCGACTACGTCGCCCTGGCGGAGTCCTTCGGCGTCCCGGGCGTACGCACGGCCCCCGAGACCCTGGAACAGGACCTGGCGAAGGCACTGGCAGCCCCCGGTCCCTCGGTTGTCGTACTCCCGGCGCTCCTGCGGATGTTCGCGCCGACCCACCTTGGCTGAACAGACCCCGCACCGAATTTTCGGTTCGGGCTTTGTGCGCCGTTCATGCATGCGAGCATCTGGGCTCACCAAGCTACAGATGGTTCGGGGGAGGCCTGGTGAACGACGTTGAGATCCTTGCGCTGTTGACCGATGAGGAACGGGAGCAGGTCACCCTGCGGCAGCGCTCACTCCTGGATCGCGCCGTGGACCAAGCAGCCGACCTCATGGAGGTCACGCCCGGTGATCTCGTCCTGGACGAACCGGTCCAGAAAGAGGCACGGACCCGGTTGTCGGTGAACGCGGTCCGCGAGCCGTACCTCCACTGGCTCCGAGTAAGCGCCGACCGGTTGGTGGCGAAACGGAGGATGCGTAGAAGAGGGTATGTAAGCATCGTCCCCGTGCTCCTGTGCCTGCTGATGTTGGCTACCGGAGTCGTATACGCCGTCGCTGCGGCCAAGAGCCGGAATTATCTGGTCGTCTATGGGCACCAGAACCTGCTGTTCAGCGCGATAGCGTTCGTAGTTGCAGTCGGCCTGGCCCTGTTTGTCCGGGCATGGCGGCGGCCCACGCGGACAGCCTTCAAGCTTGCCGACGCCGGACTTCGAGGGGTGGAAGACAGGTTCTACCTTGCTCTGCGGTCCGAAGCCGAGTCGCTCCTTTCGACGGTGCTGAACGAGCGCTGGGAGCAGAGCAAGAGTGAGGTTGCCGCCCTTGAGAGTTCGGATGCTCCCCGTCTCGTGGAACTCGAGGCGGTGACGACCGTGCCGTCGAAGTCCGCACAGGAGGTGTACGACTTCATCGAGGAGCACCGCACCTCGGCCATCGGTATCAGCGGAACCCGTGGCATCGGGAAAACCACGCTCATGCAGGCGGTGCAGGTCCGGGGTGCGGAGAACTACATCGGCGTCTACATCCCCGTGCCCGTGCACTACGAGGCGTCTGAGTTTTTTCGTACGTTGTTCCGCGAAGTCGCGGCCGCCATCCTCAAGTCGAATCGCGAGGGTATGGAGTATCTGGAGCGACGGAAGCGAGCGATGCGGCAGCGGATCGACCTGGTTCGCCTGGCAGTCGGCCCGGCCTTCGTGATTGCCGGCGCCGTCCTCATCTCTTACGGCCGTTCGACCGATTCGTTTCCCGTCAAGCCCGTCGACATTCCCGGCCTTCTGTTCGTTCTCGTCGGATTGGGCATCGCGGTAGTGGCCGCGCTGTCCAGTCCGGTCATCCGTCGGGCGATCCGCGAGTTCATGGGCCCGCGCTACGTGGAGCGAGACATCTCACTGGCCGCGGACACGCTGCAGGCACTCGACTATTCGGCCACGCACCAGAGGCTTTCGAAGAACGCCTTCGCCGTAAAGCTCTTCACCATGGAGGACCAGGACCAGCTGGAGCTGGCTGAGCGTGAGCTGACGCACCCGGAGCTGGTTCTGAAGTTCAAGAATTTCGTCAGCACCTTCATCGCAACGTCTCCCCGGCACATCATCGTCGCCCTGGACGAGCTGGACAAGATGGAGAACGGCGAGGACGCGTTGGCCTTCGTCAACAGCATCAAGGACCTCCTTCACATCGAGGGAGTCCATTTCCTCGTCTCTGTGTCGGAGGATGCCCTGCACAACTTCTCGTTGCGGGGGGTTCCAGTGCGGGACGTCTTCGACTCGTCGTTCGACTCCATCATTCCGGTGCAGCGCTTCAGCGTCGACGAGTCGAGGAACCTGCTGAAGAGCCGGGTGGTGGGATTCCCGGACCCCCTTTCCCTGTTCTGCCACGCGATGAGCGGCGGGGTGCCGCGTGACCTCATCCGTGTGGCACGGCAGTGTGTGAGGGTGCGCCGGGAGAGCGGCGCGGCCGTCCTGGTGGACCAGGTGGTCCGGACAGTCGTGAGTCGGCAGGCGCTTCTGGTCTGTGAGGCTCTGGCCGCCAAGATGCGACAGGAGGAGCAGCTGATCGCGGCTCCGTTTCTCGAGGCCCTGCCGACCATGAGGGAGAAGGAGGACTCGGCCACCCTGGTCGCCTCCATCGAGGAGACGTGCCGGCTGATCCGAAGTCATCTGGTGGCGGACTACC includes these proteins:
- a CDS encoding P-loop NTPase fold protein yields the protein MNDVEILALLTDEEREQVTLRQRSLLDRAVDQAADLMEVTPGDLVLDEPVQKEARTRLSVNAVREPYLHWLRVSADRLVAKRRMRRRGYVSIVPVLLCLLMLATGVVYAVAAAKSRNYLVVYGHQNLLFSAIAFVVAVGLALFVRAWRRPTRTAFKLADAGLRGVEDRFYLALRSEAESLLSTVLNERWEQSKSEVAALESSDAPRLVELEAVTTVPSKSAQEVYDFIEEHRTSAIGISGTRGIGKTTLMQAVQVRGAENYIGVYIPVPVHYEASEFFRTLFREVAAAILKSNREGMEYLERRKRAMRQRIDLVRLAVGPAFVIAGAVLISYGRSTDSFPVKPVDIPGLLFVLVGLGIAVVAALSSPVIRRAIREFMGPRYVERDISLAADTLQALDYSATHQRLSKNAFAVKLFTMEDQDQLELAERELTHPELVLKFKNFVSTFIATSPRHIIVALDELDKMENGEDALAFVNSIKDLLHIEGVHFLVSVSEDALHNFSLRGVPVRDVFDSSFDSIIPVQRFSVDESRNLLKSRVVGFPDPLSLFCHAMSGGVPRDLIRVARQCVRVRRESGAAVLVDQVVRTVVSRQALLVCEALAAKMRQEEQLIAAPFLEALPTMREKEDSATLVASIEETCRLIRSHLVADYPRADNAAAYLVCLSTLCTYFGAPRTNAAWEQERTSRASLRVAETVAGALELLRFESGTAAGALSSLRVELGITVAVP